In one window of Temnothorax longispinosus isolate EJ_2023e chromosome 11, Tlon_JGU_v1, whole genome shotgun sequence DNA:
- the LOC139821365 gene encoding uncharacterized protein, translating to MSDCKPVGTPMDPSVKLSNPKGEHNVEGDKLPYRELVGALNYLAVGTRPDISFACSFLGQLNNHYDKTHWVAAKRVLRYLKGTMDVGLFYTLTDKLLSGFVDADWGGNLADQNSYTGICFIWSGGPSIIIYGHI from the coding sequence ATGTCGGATTGTAAGCCGGTTGGAACCCCTATGGATCCCAGCGTCAAGTTAAGCAATCCGAAGGGAGAACACAACGTGGAAGGAGATAAATTACCATACAGGGAGCTAGTAGGCGCTCTCAACTATCTGGCAGTTGGTACACGACCCGACATCAGTTTCGCCTGCAGTTTTCTGGGACAGCTTAACAACCACTATGACAAAACTCATTGGGTTGCAGCAAAACGTGTATTAAGGTATCTGAAGGGTACAATGGATGTCGGTCTATTCTACACGCTCACCGACAAACTTCTCTCTGGTTTCGTAGACGCAGACTGGGGTGGAAATTTGGCGGATCAAAACTCATACACCGGAATCTGTTTCATCTGGAGCGGAGGTCCATCTATCATTATATATGggcatatataa